In Mercenaria mercenaria strain notata chromosome 13, MADL_Memer_1, whole genome shotgun sequence, a single window of DNA contains:
- the LOC123529387 gene encoding tubulin alpha-8 chain-like, whose protein sequence is MRECISVHVGQAGVQMGNACWELYCLEHGIHPNGLLIGGKTATDDESYNTFFSETSRGKHVPRAVYVDLEPSVVDEVRTGEFKQLFHPDQLISGKEDAANNYARGHYTVGKEIIDLVLDKIRKMADHCAGLQGFLVFHSFGGGTGSGFSSLLMERLSVDYGKKSKLEFAVYPAPQISTAVVEPYNSILTTHTTLEHSDCAFMVDNEAIYDICRRNLDIEHPSYKNLNRLIGQIVSSITASLRFDGALNVDLTEFQTNLVPYPRIHFPLVTYAPICSAEKAFHEQMSVQEVTNACFEPANQMVKCDPRHGKYMACCMLYRGDVVPKDVNAAIANIKTKRNIQFVDWCPTGFKVGINYQPPTSVPGGDLATVQRAVCMLSNTTAIAEAWARLDHKFDLMYAKRAFVHWYVGEGMEEGEFSEAREDLAALEKDYEEVGVDSIVDDDGNEDEEEY, encoded by the exons ATG cGTGAATGCATTTCCGTGCACGTTGGCCAGGCAGGCGTCCAAATGGGCAATGCATGCTGGGAATTGTATTGTTTAGAACATGGAATTCATCCGAACGGACTTCTGATTGGTGGAAAAACGGCCACTGACGACGAGTCTTACAATACATTTTTCAGCGAGACAAGTCGCGGAAAACACGTGCCAAGGGCTGTCTATGTAGATTTAGAACCTAGTGTAGTCG ACGAGGTGCGCACTGGCGAGTTTAAGCAACTTTTTCACCCAGACCAACTAATAAGTGGGAAAGAAGACGCGGCAAATAACTATGCGCGTGGCCATTACACTGTTGGAAAGGAGATCATTGATCTCGTGCTCGACAAAATACGAAAGATG GCTGACCATTGTGCGGGACTTCAAGGCTTTCTCGTGTTTCACAGTTTTGGCGGCGGAACCGGAAGTGGGTTTTCCTCACTTTTGATGGAGAGACTTTCTGTAGACTACGGCAAGAAGTCAAAACTTGAGTTTGCTGTTTATCCCGCACCACAG ATTTCTACGGCTGTAGTAGAACCTTACAACTCTATACTGACCACACATACCACACTGGAACATTCAGACTGTGCATTTATGGTCGATAATGAAGCTATTTACGACATATGCCGCAGGAATCTAGATATCGAACATCCTTCATACAAAAATTTGAATCGTCTCATAGGTCAGATTGTATCGTCCATCACTGCTTCCCTTCGATTTGATGGTGCGCTCAATGTTGATCTGACAGAATTTCAGACCAATCTGGTGCCGTATCCAAGAATTCATTTTCCATTGGTCACATATGCACCAATTTGTTCAG CTGAGAAAGCCTTCCATGAACAGATGTCAGTGCAAGAAGTAACAAACGCATGTTTCGAGCCAGCCAATCAGATGGTGAAGTGTGATCCACGTCATGGGAAATACATGGCTTGTTGTATGCTGTACAGAGGAGATGTCGTGCCAAAAGATGTCAATGCCGCCATTGCTAACATCAAGACAAAGCGAAATATACAGTTTGTTGACTGGTGCCCAACGGGGTTCAAGGTCGGAATAAACTATCAACCACCAACAAGTGTGCCAG GGGGTGACCTAGCTACCGTACAGAGAGCAGTGTGCATGCTGAGCAACACAACTGCTATTGCAGAAGCCTGGGCTAGACTAGATCATAAATTTGATTTGATGTATGCCAAGCGTGCCTTCGTGCATTGGTATGTCGGTGAAG GAATGGAGGAAGGAGAGTTTTCCGAAGCACGTGAAGATCTCGCGGCCCTCGAAAAAGACTATGAAGAAGTTGGTGTCGACTCTATCGTTGATGACGATGGTAATGAAGATGAGGAGGAATACTAA
- the LOC123530475 gene encoding uncharacterized protein LOC123530475, translated as MAISAVQNTRPYKTEAKQNRTQGHTKQKPLHNRTKGHFIQQHTRPNRTDAFIQQNTKPYKTEAFTKQHTRPYRTEALTQQHTRPYRTEVFTQQKTKPYRTEAFTQQHTRPYRTEAFTQQNTKPYRTEAFTQQHTRPYRTEAFTQQNTKPYRTEAFTQQHTRPYRTETFTQQNTRPYRTEAFTQQHTRPYRTEAFTQEKTKPYRTEAFTQQHTRPYRTEAFTQQNTKPYRTEAFTKQHTRPYRSEALTQQHTRPYRTEAFTQQNTKPYKTEAFTKQHTRPYRTEALTQQHTRPYRTEAFTQQHTRPYRTEVLTQQHTRPYRTEAFTQQHTRPYRTEALTQQHTRPYRTEAFTQQHTRPYRAEAFTQQKTRPYRAEAFTKQNTRPNLFTTEHKAIQNRSLCTTEHNTIQNRSLYTTEHKAIQNKSLYTTEYITEQKSTKN; from the exons ATGGCCATCAGCGCAGTACAG AACACAAGGCCATACAAAACAGAGGctaaacaaaacagaacacaaGGCCATACAAAACAGAAGCCTTTGCACAACAGAACAAAGGGCCATTTTATACAACAGCACACAAGGCCTAACAGAACAGACGCCTTTATACAACAGAACACAAAGCCATACAAAACAGAAGCCTTTACAAAACAGCACACAAGGCCATACAGAACAGAAGCCTTAACACAACAGCACACAAGACCATACAGAACAGAAGTCTTTACACAACAGAAGACAAAGCCATACAGAACAGAAGCCTTTACACAACAGCACACAAGGCCATACAGAACAGAAGCCTTTACACAACAGAACACAAAGCCATACAGAACAGAAGCCTTTACACAACAACACACAAGGCCATACAGAACAGAAGCCTTTACACAACAGAACACAAAGCCATACAGAACAGAAGCCTTTACACAACAGCATACAAGACCATACAGAACAGAAACCTTTACACAACAGAACACAAGGCCATACAGAACAGAAGCCTTTACACAACAGCACACAAGACCATACAGAACAGAAGCCTTTACACAAGAGAAAACAAAGCCATACAGAACAGAAGCCTTTACACAACAGCACACAAGACCATACAGAACAGAAGCCTTTACACAACAGAACACAAAGCCATACAGAACAGAAGCCTTTACAAAACAGCATACAAGGCCATACAGATCAGAAGCCTTAACACAACAGCACACAAGGCCATACAGAACAGAAGCCTTTACACAACAGAACACAAAGCCATATAAAACAGAAGCCTTTACAAAACAGCACACAAGGCCATACAGAACAGAAGCCTTAACACAACAGCACACAAGACCATACAGAACAGAAGCCTTTACACAACAGCACACAAGGCCATACAGAACAGAAGTCTTAACACAACAGCACACAAGACCATACAGAACAGAAGCCTTTACACAACAGCACACAAGGCCATACAGAACAGAAGCCTTAACACAACAGCACACAAGGCCATACAGAACAGAAGCCTTTACACAACAGCACACAAGGCCATACAGAGCAGAAGCCTTTACACAACAGAAGACAAGGCCATACAGAGCAGAAGCCTTTACAAAACAGAACACAAGGCCAAACCTTTTCACAACAGAACACAAGGCCATACAGAACAGAAGCCTTTGCACAACAGAACACAATACCATACAGAACAGAAGCCTTTACACAACAGAACACAAGGCCATACAGAACAAAAGCCTTTACACAACAGAATACATAACAGAACAAAAGTCTACAAAGAACTGA